A window of Armatimonadota bacterium contains these coding sequences:
- a CDS encoding MurT ligase domain-containing protein, producing MSIRLTSAIVLGKASAGLSRVLGLGGGTTVPGRVARTLDPQIVRSLGARLPHGTVVVTGTNGKTTTARLISHILSEAGLVPVHNRAGANLPAGIAAALVECAHWRGGMRGDVGVFEVDEATLPAAIDALRPRVVVLTNLFRDQLDRYGEVDIVAGRWREAIAGLPPETVVCFNADDPQVGAVVERFGAQTIPFGIEDESAGGTAIEDAADARYCYRCATPYDYRVVYLSHLGDYTCARCGAHRPELRVRAEAVCLRGTRGADATVVWDGVRMDLRTVLPGLYNVYNLLAATAAAAAIGIHPQTVRRALASFAPVFGRAERLRWDGVDVQILLAKNPAGFNEVLRALKAERPAAVLIAINDRTADGHDISWLWDVDFEMLCDLDAPITVSGIRAAEMALRLKYAGVDDARVTVVGDLDAALAAARRGVPDGGALVVVPTYTAMLELRRVLRRRGVVRGFWED from the coding sequence ATGTCCATCCGCCTGACGTCTGCGATCGTCCTCGGCAAGGCATCGGCCGGTCTGAGCCGCGTGCTCGGTCTGGGAGGCGGGACGACGGTGCCCGGGCGCGTCGCGCGCACGCTGGACCCACAGATCGTACGCTCGCTGGGCGCACGGCTCCCGCACGGCACGGTCGTGGTCACCGGCACCAACGGAAAGACGACGACCGCGCGGCTGATCTCCCACATCCTCTCCGAGGCCGGACTGGTACCCGTCCACAACCGCGCCGGTGCGAACCTACCCGCCGGAATTGCCGCCGCGCTCGTCGAGTGTGCGCACTGGCGGGGCGGCATGCGGGGTGACGTCGGCGTCTTCGAGGTCGACGAGGCGACCCTGCCGGCGGCGATCGATGCGCTGCGTCCCCGCGTCGTCGTGCTCACCAACCTGTTCCGGGATCAACTCGACCGCTACGGGGAGGTGGACATCGTCGCCGGACGGTGGCGAGAAGCCATTGCGGGGTTGCCCCCCGAGACGGTCGTCTGCTTCAACGCCGATGACCCCCAGGTCGGTGCGGTCGTCGAACGGTTCGGCGCGCAGACGATCCCGTTCGGCATTGAGGACGAATCCGCCGGCGGCACGGCCATCGAGGACGCGGCCGACGCACGCTACTGTTACCGCTGCGCGACACCGTACGACTACCGCGTGGTCTACCTCTCCCACCTCGGGGACTACACCTGCGCGCGGTGCGGCGCCCACCGGCCCGAGTTGAGGGTTCGGGCGGAGGCCGTCTGCCTGCGCGGCACCCGTGGCGCCGACGCCACCGTGGTGTGGGACGGCGTCCGTATGGACCTCCGCACGGTGCTGCCGGGCCTGTACAACGTCTACAACCTGCTGGCCGCGACGGCCGCCGCCGCGGCGATCGGCATCCACCCGCAGACCGTCCGGCGGGCGCTCGCCTCCTTCGCGCCGGTATTCGGGCGCGCGGAACGGCTGCGCTGGGACGGCGTCGACGTGCAGATCCTGCTTGCCAAAAACCCGGCCGGCTTCAACGAAGTGCTGCGCGCGCTGAAGGCCGAGCGCCCTGCCGCGGTGCTCATCGCGATCAACGACCGGACCGCCGACGGCCACGACATCTCCTGGCTTTGGGACGTGGACTTCGAGATGTTGTGCGACCTGGACGCGCCGATCACGGTCAGCGGCATCCGGGCTGCGGAGATGGCGCTGCGCCTGAAGTATGCCGGCGTGGACGACGCGCGCGTGACGGTGGTCGGCGACCTCGACGCCGCGCTGGCGGCGGCCCGGCGGGGTGTCCCCGACGGCGGCGCGCTGGTCGTCGTGCCCACCTACACCGCGATGCTGGAACTGCGGCGCGTGCTGCGCAGGCGCGGCGTGGTGAGGGGGTTCTGGGAAGATTGA
- a CDS encoding SDR family oxidoreductase produces the protein MLAGRVVLVTGASSGIGAAIARRFAAAQAAVAVGYATDAQGAQGVVASIEARGGRAVSLRADVRSPEACARLVAETVAAFGRLDVLVNNAGVVDRTDVWGITEALWEEQMDVHVKGPFFCSRAAAEVMGDGSAIVNVASMRGLVAGAGAPHYAVSKAALVMLTKCLAHALAPRIRVNAIAPGYTDTRAHAHRTPQDRARIEATIPLGRFASPEEVAEAVLFLASDDARYITGQTLVACGGMAIG, from the coding sequence GTGCTGGCGGGCAGGGTCGTCCTGGTGACGGGTGCGAGCAGCGGCATCGGCGCGGCGATCGCGCGGCGGTTCGCCGCGGCGCAGGCGGCGGTGGCGGTCGGTTACGCCACTGATGCGCAGGGCGCCCAGGGGGTGGTCGCGTCGATCGAAGCGCGAGGCGGGCGGGCGGTGTCGCTGCGGGCCGACGTGCGTTCGCCCGAGGCGTGCGCGCGCCTGGTGGCCGAGACCGTGGCCGCCTTCGGCCGCCTGGACGTCCTGGTGAACAACGCCGGCGTCGTGGACCGCACCGACGTGTGGGGGATCACCGAGGCGCTGTGGGAGGAGCAGATGGACGTGCACGTCAAGGGGCCGTTCTTCTGCAGCCGCGCAGCCGCCGAGGTGATGGGCGATGGGTCGGCGATCGTCAACGTGGCGTCGATGCGGGGACTGGTGGCCGGCGCCGGGGCGCCGCACTATGCCGTGAGCAAGGCGGCTCTGGTGATGCTCACCAAGTGCCTGGCCCACGCCCTGGCCCCCCGCATCCGTGTCAACGCCATCGCACCCGGGTATACCGACACCCGTGCACACGCACACCGTACCCCCCAGGACCGCGCCCGGATCGAGGCAACGATCCCTCTCGGACGGTTCGCCTCCCCCGAGGAGGTGGCGGAAGCCGTGCTGTTCCTGGCTTCTGACGACGCGCGCTACATCACGGGGCAGACGCTCGTCGCCTGTGGCGGGATGGCGATCGGGTAG
- a CDS encoding EamA family transporter, whose product MRADGDGLVGYLMVLAAAALWGSLGIAVRFLDAAGVGAFEASAWRAGLACAGAVALAWARGRSVRITARDLPLFAAYGLVSIAIFFVTYFTAITLTTVATAAILLYTAPAWVIALSAILFGEDLSGPKLAALALAFVGCALVVRVYDPAALRLNLPGVAAGLGAGLTYGLYSIFGKHALRRHDPLVILVYALGFGTIFLVAGGLLAGVPAGRFVPAHVLRAPLALLYLALITTLAAQWLYVGGLARIEAGRASVVATFEPVVAGLLGYVFFGEVLDRPQLLGGVLVLSAVFLVRSQAVAGRTVRR is encoded by the coding sequence GTGCGGGCCGATGGCGACGGGTTGGTCGGTTATCTGATGGTGCTGGCGGCGGCGGCCTTGTGGGGGAGCTTGGGGATCGCGGTGCGCTTCCTGGACGCGGCGGGTGTCGGCGCGTTCGAGGCCTCGGCGTGGCGTGCCGGGCTTGCGTGCGCCGGGGCTGTGGCGCTGGCCTGGGCCCGCGGCCGCTCTGTCCGCATCACGGCGCGCGACCTGCCGCTGTTTGCCGCCTACGGCCTGGTGAGCATCGCGATCTTCTTCGTGACGTACTTCACAGCGATCACGCTCACGACCGTGGCGACCGCCGCGATCTTGCTGTACACCGCCCCCGCGTGGGTGATCGCGCTGTCGGCCATCCTGTTCGGCGAAGACCTGTCCGGCCCCAAGCTGGCAGCCTTGGCGCTGGCGTTCGTCGGCTGCGCGCTCGTCGTACGCGTCTACGACCCAGCGGCGCTGCGGTTGAATCTGCCGGGCGTCGCGGCGGGCCTGGGGGCCGGTCTGACCTACGGGCTGTACAGCATCTTCGGCAAGCACGCGCTGCGTCGGCACGATCCGCTCGTGATCCTCGTGTACGCGTTGGGTTTCGGTACCATCTTCTTGGTGGCAGGCGGGCTGCTGGCGGGGGTGCCGGCCGGACGTTTCGTCCCCGCGCACGTGCTGCGGGCGCCACTGGCGCTGCTGTACCTGGCGCTGATCACCACGTTGGCGGCCCAGTGGCTGTACGTCGGTGGGCTGGCGCGGATCGAGGCCGGGCGGGCCAGCGTCGTCGCGACGTTCGAGCCCGTCGTCGCCGGCCTGCTTGGCTACGTCTTCTTCGGAGAAGTCCTGGACCGACCGCAACTGCTGGGTGGAGTCCTGGTCCTCTCGGCGGTGTTCCTGGTACGCTCTCAGGCGGTGGCGGGCAGGACGGTCCGGCGATGA
- a CDS encoding FAD-dependent oxidoreductase: protein MRVAVFGAGPAGFYACDHLLNQRDVVVEVDLFDRLPAPYGLVRYGVAPDHQKIKSVTAVYDRTASHPRFRFFGNVEYGRHLTLDDLKGLYHQILFATGAQADRRLGLPGEDLKGSYSATEFVAWYNGHPDFTHLTFDLQREAVAVVGVGNVAVDVTRILLRSTDELARTDIADYALEALAASRVREVYLLGRRGPAQAAFTNPEIRELGELPNADATALPEEVVLDELSRADIEQRNDRTARIKVEILREFARRTPTGKPRRLIMRFLVSPVEFLASDGHVGGLRLVRNRLERTEAGTLVARPTAEHEDLPVGTVFRAIGYRGVPLPGVPFHEEWGVILNDKGRVLDPETKEPLVGLYAAGWIKRGATGVIGTNKPDAAETVANMVADVRVGRVLAADDPDAEAAERLIRQRQPRCISYADWRRLDELEVARGRAQGRPRVKFTSVEEMLAALGR from the coding sequence GTGCGCGTGGCCGTGTTCGGTGCGGGACCAGCCGGATTCTACGCCTGCGACCATCTCCTCAACCAGCGGGACGTCGTCGTGGAGGTGGACCTCTTCGACCGGCTGCCCGCGCCCTACGGTTTGGTGCGGTACGGCGTGGCCCCCGACCACCAGAAGATCAAGTCGGTGACGGCGGTGTACGACCGGACCGCGTCCCACCCGCGCTTTCGCTTCTTCGGCAACGTCGAGTACGGAAGGCACTTGACTCTGGACGACCTCAAGGGGCTGTACCACCAGATCCTCTTCGCCACCGGTGCGCAGGCGGACCGACGGCTGGGGCTGCCCGGTGAGGACCTGAAGGGCAGCTACTCGGCGACGGAGTTCGTCGCGTGGTACAACGGCCATCCGGATTTCACCCACCTGACGTTCGACCTGCAGCGCGAGGCCGTCGCCGTGGTGGGCGTCGGCAACGTGGCCGTGGACGTCACGCGGATCCTGCTGCGCTCGACGGACGAACTGGCGCGGACGGACATCGCCGACTACGCCCTGGAGGCGCTCGCGGCGAGCCGCGTCAGGGAAGTCTACCTCCTGGGCCGCCGCGGCCCTGCGCAGGCCGCTTTCACCAACCCGGAGATCCGCGAACTCGGCGAACTCCCTAACGCGGACGCGACCGCGTTGCCCGAGGAGGTGGTCCTGGACGAGCTGAGCCGCGCCGACATCGAGCAGCGCAACGACCGGACCGCCCGCATCAAGGTGGAGATCTTGCGGGAGTTCGCCAGGCGCACGCCGACCGGCAAACCCCGCCGGCTGATCATGCGCTTTTTGGTCTCGCCGGTAGAGTTTCTGGCGTCCGACGGTCACGTCGGCGGATTGCGCCTGGTGCGCAACCGTCTTGAGAGGACAGAAGCGGGGACGCTGGTGGCCCGGCCGACCGCAGAACACGAGGACCTGCCGGTGGGGACGGTCTTTCGGGCGATCGGCTACCGGGGTGTGCCCCTGCCCGGTGTGCCGTTCCACGAGGAGTGGGGTGTCATCCTCAACGACAAGGGACGGGTCCTCGACCCCGAGACGAAGGAACCCCTGGTGGGGCTGTACGCCGCGGGATGGATCAAGCGGGGCGCGACGGGCGTCATCGGCACGAACAAGCCGGATGCCGCGGAGACCGTCGCGAACATGGTCGCCGACGTGCGGGTCGGCCGCGTGTTGGCGGCCGACGATCCCGACGCGGAGGCCGCGGAGCGGCTGATCCGGCAGCGCCAGCCCCGCTGCATCTCCTACGCCGACTGGCGCCGGCTCGACGAACTGGAGGTGGCGCGCGGCAGGGCGCAGGGCAGGCCCCGCGTGAAGTTCACCTCGGTGGAGGAGATGCTGGCGGCACTCGGCCGGTGA
- a CDS encoding LysM peptidoglycan-binding domain-containing protein, producing MGFTRPALAVVFAICLFAALTASTSASSLTYTVRSGDTLTSIAARFGTTVSAIVQANGLDDAHRLQIGQTLRIPSGTRAARSASAPPAAPTTYTVKAGDTLSAIADRFGVPVPVLVRLNGLADADRLRVGQVLRISDASAGTPPRAPTPSVPAQVHVVQRGDTLWGIARRYGTTPQRLASLNGISESAMLRIGQRLRLPGADAAARPEAPATRRVAAASSRGAALVAMARRFLGTPYRWGATGNGAFDCSGFLYAMFRHMGITLPRTSFAMFGVGRPVPRSQLQPGDLVFFTTYAPGASHAGIYVGGGMFIHASSAGRGVRIDALSKPYYNARFIGARRHF from the coding sequence ATGGGCTTCACCCGGCCGGCGCTGGCCGTCGTGTTTGCCATTTGTCTCTTCGCCGCATTGACCGCAAGCACATCGGCAAGCAGCCTCACCTACACCGTCAGATCCGGCGATACGCTCACGTCCATCGCTGCGCGTTTTGGCACCACGGTTTCTGCGATCGTGCAGGCGAACGGCCTGGACGATGCCCACCGTCTTCAGATCGGTCAGACTCTGCGGATCCCCAGCGGTACCCGTGCCGCACGGTCCGCCAGCGCACCGCCGGCTGCGCCCACGACGTACACGGTCAAGGCGGGTGACACACTGTCCGCCATCGCCGACCGTTTCGGCGTACCGGTTCCGGTCCTGGTGCGACTGAACGGCCTTGCGGACGCGGACCGCCTCCGGGTCGGGCAGGTCCTACGGATCTCGGATGCCTCCGCAGGGACCCCGCCGCGCGCCCCCACACCGTCGGTTCCCGCACAGGTGCATGTCGTTCAGAGGGGGGACACGCTGTGGGGCATCGCCCGGAGGTACGGCACCACGCCGCAGCGCCTGGCTTCGCTGAACGGCATCTCGGAGAGTGCGATGCTGCGCATCGGCCAGCGCCTGCGCCTACCCGGAGCGGACGCCGCAGCCCGGCCCGAAGCGCCTGCGACGCGGCGGGTTGCCGCGGCGTCGTCGCGGGGCGCGGCGCTCGTCGCCATGGCCCGGCGATTCCTGGGGACGCCCTACCGGTGGGGTGCGACCGGCAACGGAGCGTTCGACTGCTCCGGCTTCCTGTACGCCATGTTCCGCCACATGGGGATCACGCTGCCGCGGACGTCGTTCGCGATGTTCGGCGTCGGGCGCCCCGTGCCCCGGTCACAGCTGCAACCCGGCGATTTGGTCTTCTTCACCACGTATGCGCCCGGCGCCTCACACGCGGGGATCTACGTCGGCGGCGGGATGTTCATCCACGCGTCGTCGGCGGGGCGCGGCGTGCGGATCGACGCGCTGAGCAAACCGTACTACAACGCCCGCTTCATCGGTGCCCGGCGTCACTTCTGA
- a CDS encoding glutamine amidotransferase — MDLQICHLYPDLLNLYGDRGNLMVLRRRAQARGICVSIAPVRLGDPLDASAHDLFFLGGGEDRQQVLAAADLRRRADDLQRAVASGAVVLGVCGGYQLLGHSYRPAEGGQLRGIGLLDVTTEHPGKAAGRLVGNVVVDCALPGVGTLVGFENHGGRTRLGGAAKPLGRVVIGFGNNGEDGSEGAVQGNVFGTYLHGPLLPKNPRFADHVLRLALRRRHGEVDLHPLDDRIEETAHAAAAARARAVPRR; from the coding sequence ATGGACCTGCAAATCTGCCACCTGTATCCGGACCTGCTGAACCTCTATGGCGACCGTGGCAACCTCATGGTGCTGCGACGGCGGGCCCAGGCGCGCGGCATCTGCGTATCGATCGCGCCGGTGCGCCTGGGCGACCCGCTGGACGCCTCCGCCCACGACCTGTTCTTTTTGGGCGGCGGCGAGGATCGCCAGCAGGTGCTGGCGGCCGCGGATCTGCGACGCCGCGCCGACGACCTCCAGCGGGCCGTCGCCTCCGGGGCCGTCGTGCTGGGGGTGTGCGGCGGTTACCAGTTGCTCGGTCACTCCTACCGGCCGGCGGAGGGAGGGCAGCTGCGGGGGATCGGACTGCTCGACGTCACGACCGAACACCCGGGCAAGGCCGCCGGGCGTCTGGTCGGCAACGTCGTCGTGGACTGCGCCCTGCCGGGTGTCGGCACGCTCGTGGGTTTCGAGAACCACGGCGGCCGCACGCGGCTGGGCGGTGCGGCGAAGCCCCTGGGCCGCGTGGTCATCGGGTTCGGGAACAACGGCGAGGACGGCTCGGAGGGCGCGGTGCAGGGAAACGTCTTCGGCACGTATCTGCACGGCCCGCTGCTACCCAAGAACCCGCGCTTCGCCGACCACGTCCTTCGGCTGGCCCTGCGGCGTCGCCACGGCGAAGTCGACCTGCACCCCTTGGACGATCGGATCGAGGAGACCGCCCACGCTGCGGCGGCCGCGCGCGCACGGGCCGTCCCTCGGCGGTAG
- a CDS encoding alpha/beta hydrolase yields the protein MTHPQPGKRLAIVFLHGAGGRGQIWQNQLLDFPIAIAPDLPGHPEGRPFDRVEDYAAWLRAFLDRGGMHGVVLVGHSMGGAVALRAALDAPDSLRGLVLVSTGAHLPVDPDVLDGLHRAPLRTIDRVVETWFVPGADARQRERVRTAIRELGPDTLLRDLSACARFDVRDRVHEIRLPTLILCGDADIVTPPALSSFLHERMTRSDLIVVPGAGHMLPLQRRVAFRDALRRFLAALAAEGAG from the coding sequence GTGACCCACCCGCAGCCCGGCAAGCGTCTTGCGATTGTCTTCCTGCACGGCGCAGGCGGCCGGGGACAGATCTGGCAGAACCAGCTGCTGGACTTCCCCATCGCGATCGCCCCCGACCTCCCCGGGCATCCGGAAGGCCGACCGTTCGACCGCGTCGAGGACTACGCGGCGTGGCTGCGCGCCTTCCTCGACCGCGGCGGGATGCACGGCGTGGTCCTCGTCGGACACTCGATGGGCGGGGCCGTCGCGCTGCGGGCGGCGCTCGACGCGCCCGACAGCCTGCGCGGCCTGGTGCTCGTCTCCACCGGGGCCCACCTGCCGGTCGACCCCGACGTGCTCGACGGGCTGCACCGGGCACCCCTGCGGACGATCGATCGCGTGGTGGAGACCTGGTTCGTTCCCGGGGCGGACGCCCGCCAGCGGGAACGCGTGCGCACCGCCATACGGGAGTTGGGGCCCGACACGCTGCTGCGGGATCTGAGCGCGTGCGCCCGGTTCGACGTCCGCGACCGGGTCCACGAGATTCGCCTGCCTACCCTCATCCTGTGCGGTGACGCCGACATCGTGACGCCACCGGCGCTTTCGAGCTTCTTGCACGAACGGATGACGCGGTCGGATCTGATCGTTGTACCGGGTGCAGGTCACATGCTGCCGCTACAGCGCCGCGTCGCGTTTCGCGACGCCCTGCGTCGTTTCCTCGCGGCGCTCGCGGCGGAAGGGGCGGGGTGA
- a CDS encoding CBS domain-containing protein, with the protein MVVDPDGRPVGILSERDIVREAVRDERLFERRFADVMTAEIVVGRPEDGLMVVAHTMTELRIRHLPVVDGGRLVGIVSIGDVVKAQRDAYEGEVATLQILTERAGE; encoded by the coding sequence GTGGTCGTCGACCCGGACGGCCGGCCGGTCGGCATCCTCTCCGAACGCGACATCGTCCGCGAGGCCGTGCGCGACGAGCGGCTATTCGAACGCAGGTTTGCCGACGTCATGACGGCGGAGATCGTCGTCGGGAGGCCCGAGGACGGCCTGATGGTCGTCGCCCATACGATGACCGAGCTGAGGATTCGTCACCTGCCTGTGGTCGACGGAGGGCGTCTGGTCGGGATCGTCTCCATCGGGGACGTGGTGAAGGCCCAGCGCGACGCCTACGAGGGCGAGGTGGCCACCCTGCAGATCCTCACGGAGAGAGCCGGTGAGTAG
- a CDS encoding type 1 glutamine amidotransferase domain-containing protein, whose product MDLAGVRVAVLVEDLYEDLELWYPVLRLREAGAEVKVVGPRAGETYKSKHGYPARADVGMDETQAASFDAVVIPGGYAPDRMRRHASMLDLVRSIHEAGKPVAFICHAGWVPISAGIVRGRTVTSVSAIRDDLVNAGANWVDREVVVDGNLVTSRTPADLPAFCRALVELLARVKVA is encoded by the coding sequence ATGGACCTTGCCGGCGTGCGTGTGGCGGTGCTCGTGGAGGACCTCTACGAGGACCTGGAACTGTGGTACCCGGTGCTCCGGTTGCGGGAGGCCGGCGCGGAAGTGAAGGTGGTCGGGCCGCGGGCGGGGGAAACCTACAAGAGCAAGCACGGTTATCCGGCCCGCGCCGACGTGGGCATGGACGAGACGCAGGCTGCCTCGTTCGACGCGGTGGTGATCCCCGGCGGCTACGCTCCGGATCGGATGCGTCGCCACGCCTCCATGCTGGATCTCGTGCGGTCGATCCACGAAGCCGGCAAGCCGGTGGCGTTCATCTGCCATGCCGGATGGGTCCCGATCTCGGCGGGCATCGTGCGCGGCCGGACCGTCACCAGCGTGAGCGCCATCCGCGACGACCTGGTCAACGCGGGCGCGAACTGGGTCGACCGAGAGGTGGTCGTCGACGGCAACCTGGTGACCTCGCGGACGCCGGCCGACCTACCCGCGTTCTGCCGGGCGCTCGTCGAGTTGCTCGCCCGTGTGAAGGTGGCGTGA
- a CDS encoding MBL fold metallo-hydrolase, translating into MILEQIQTRPIGTNCYVYGDDQTRRAFVIDPGNDAPVILEILRQHELQVEAIVATHGHWDHVGAVRAVREVTGAPFLAPRADLEMIRNASVRAQLMMGLPLDPPPDPDRFIADGDELAAGSVRLRVVAAPGHSPGHVILVGDGLAFVGDVVFAGGIGRTDLPGGDWEALRHTLETRILTLPDSTILYPGHGPHTTVGRERVSNPFLVGLGG; encoded by the coding sequence ATGATCCTCGAACAGATCCAGACCCGTCCGATCGGCACCAACTGCTACGTCTACGGGGACGATCAGACACGGCGCGCGTTCGTCATCGACCCGGGAAACGACGCGCCGGTGATCCTGGAGATCCTGCGCCAGCACGAGCTCCAGGTGGAGGCGATCGTCGCCACCCACGGTCACTGGGACCACGTCGGCGCGGTCCGCGCGGTCCGCGAGGTGACCGGCGCGCCGTTCTTGGCCCCGCGGGCCGACCTGGAGATGATCCGCAACGCCAGCGTGCGGGCGCAGCTGATGATGGGCCTGCCGCTGGACCCTCCGCCTGACCCAGACCGCTTCATCGCCGACGGGGACGAACTGGCAGCCGGGTCCGTGCGGCTGCGGGTCGTCGCCGCGCCCGGACACAGCCCGGGGCACGTGATCCTCGTCGGCGACGGTCTGGCGTTCGTGGGCGACGTCGTCTTCGCCGGCGGCATCGGGCGGACGGATCTGCCGGGCGGTGACTGGGAGGCGCTGCGCCACACGCTGGAAACCCGCATCCTCACACTGCCCGACAGCACGATCCTGTACCCGGGGCACGGACCCCACACGACGGTCGGGCGCGAGCGCGTGTCCAACCCCTTCCTTGTGGGTCTAGGTGGGTGA
- a CDS encoding bifunctional nuclease family protein → MIAVIWMKVKGVAMDHQMNPVVLLTDAEERMALPIWVGPAEAQAIALQLQGVTPPRPMTHDLLRSVLREMSVSLTRVVVTDVRDQTYFAEIHLKRDGTDHAVDSRPSDAIALALRMEAPIFVDERVAAQAIPLKKEDEIDMDEWRRFLDNVKPADFKRSLH, encoded by the coding sequence GTGATCGCCGTGATCTGGATGAAGGTCAAGGGCGTCGCGATGGACCACCAGATGAACCCGGTCGTCCTCCTGACGGACGCCGAAGAGCGGATGGCGCTGCCGATCTGGGTGGGCCCCGCCGAGGCCCAGGCGATCGCCCTGCAGCTGCAGGGCGTCACCCCACCGCGCCCCATGACCCACGACCTGCTCCGGTCGGTGCTCCGGGAGATGTCGGTTTCCCTGACCCGCGTGGTCGTCACCGACGTCCGGGACCAGACCTACTTCGCCGAGATCCATCTCAAGCGCGACGGGACCGACCACGCCGTCGATTCCCGGCCCAGCGACGCCATCGCGCTGGCGCTGCGGATGGAGGCGCCGATTTTCGTGGACGAGCGCGTCGCCGCCCAGGCGATCCCGCTGAAGAAGGAAGACGAGATCGACATGGACGAGTGGCGGCGCTTCCTCGACAACGTTAAGCCCGCTGACTTTAAGCGGTCGCTGCACTAG
- a CDS encoding NAD-dependent epimerase/dehydratase family protein: MVRSVLVIGGTEFFGKHAVELFLDDGWRVTVLSRGRRRPGWWDRVEHIACDRTDREAFSAALRGRSFDVVFDNVAFDAPDVSSALEVFRQTVGHYVLTSSGAVYAERSGDRVFAHASEDEPMVDARADNHPYVAGKRRAERALVDHAGGLPYTVIRPTVVQGPEDPTRRPWFWIQRILDGGPLLVGDPRPEPAWNHAYSEDVARMVVRVAGNPVAFGKTYNAAGGEVITLVDYLWALGEALGRRPTLVRAAPGAWKEALPDYAPPFGRRFVMDIARARADLGYEPTPAGVWIAATARWFADAYRGEDSHGYGRRQTEIAFAQSFVTTERP, translated from the coding sequence GTGGTCCGGTCCGTCCTGGTCATCGGCGGCACGGAGTTCTTCGGAAAGCACGCCGTCGAGCTCTTCCTCGACGATGGGTGGCGCGTGACGGTGCTCTCCCGGGGACGACGCCGCCCCGGCTGGTGGGACCGCGTCGAGCACATCGCCTGCGACCGCACGGACCGTGAGGCGTTCAGCGCCGCCCTGCGCGGCCGGTCCTTCGACGTCGTCTTCGACAACGTCGCCTTCGACGCGCCCGACGTGTCGTCGGCGCTGGAGGTCTTCCGCCAGACCGTCGGCCACTACGTGCTCACGAGCAGCGGCGCGGTGTACGCAGAACGATCCGGCGACCGCGTCTTCGCGCACGCATCCGAAGACGAGCCGATGGTGGACGCCCGTGCGGACAACCATCCCTACGTCGCCGGAAAGCGCAGGGCCGAGCGGGCGCTCGTCGACCACGCCGGGGGCCTGCCCTACACGGTGATCCGCCCGACCGTCGTCCAGGGACCGGAGGATCCGACGCGGCGGCCGTGGTTTTGGATCCAGCGGATCCTCGACGGCGGGCCGCTGCTCGTGGGCGATCCGCGCCCCGAGCCGGCATGGAACCACGCGTACAGCGAGGACGTCGCGCGCATGGTCGTGCGCGTCGCCGGCAACCCGGTCGCGTTCGGCAAGACCTACAACGCCGCCGGCGGCGAGGTCATCACGCTGGTGGACTATCTGTGGGCTTTGGGCGAAGCGCTCGGCCGGCGCCCGACGCTGGTGCGCGCCGCGCCCGGCGCGTGGAAGGAAGCCCTCCCCGACTACGCCCCGCCGTTCGGGCGACGCTTCGTGATGGACATCGCGCGCGCCCGCGCCGACCTCGGCTACGAGCCGACGCCCGCGGGGGTGTGGATCGCCGCCACCGCACGCTGGTTCGCCGACGCGTACCGCGGCGAAGACAGCCACGGCTACGGCCGCCGTCAGACCGAGATCGCATTCGCGCAGTCTTTCGTCACCACGGAGCGACCATGA
- a CDS encoding LemA family protein, with translation MTGWIVLGLVALAALWVVFEYNRLVTLRNRLQNAWAQIDVQLRRRYDLIPNLVETVRAYAAHERDVFQRVTEARARAIAAGTVGEQAQAENVLTQALRSLFAVAEAYPELRANQNFLALQEELSGTENKIAFARQFYNDTVMQYNTLRQVFPTNLLANALRFGPQEYFEIEELAAREPVRVQF, from the coding sequence ATGACCGGATGGATCGTGCTCGGCCTGGTCGCGCTCGCGGCCCTCTGGGTCGTGTTCGAGTACAACCGCCTGGTGACGTTGCGCAACCGCCTCCAGAACGCGTGGGCGCAGATCGACGTGCAGCTGCGCCGCCGCTACGACCTGATTCCCAACCTGGTGGAGACCGTCAGGGCATACGCCGCCCACGAGCGCGACGTGTTCCAGCGGGTCACCGAGGCGCGGGCCCGCGCGATTGCGGCCGGCACCGTCGGAGAACAGGCCCAGGCCGAAAACGTGCTCACCCAGGCGCTGCGGTCCCTGTTCGCAGTCGCGGAGGCCTATCCCGAGCTGCGGGCCAACCAAAACTTCCTCGCACTCCAAGAAGAGCTCAGCGGCACGGAGAACAAGATCGCTTTTGCCCGGCAGTTCTACAACGACACGGTGATGCAGTACAACACTCTTCGGCAGGTGTTCCCCACCAACTTACTGGCCAACGCGCTCCGGTTTGGTCCCCAGGAGTACTTCGAGATCGAAGAACTCGCAGCGCGCGAACCGGTTCGCGTGCAGTTCTGA